The genomic interval AGCCCGTCCATCAGGTTGGTGACGAACAGCGGGATGACCTTCTCCGGGAACTGGTACGGCCCGTAGTTGTTGGAGCACCGGGTGATCGCCACCGGCAGGCCGTGGGTCTTCGCGTAGGCGCGGGCGATCAGGTCGGACCCGGCCTTGGCGGCGGAGTACGGCGAGTTCGGCTCCAGCGGCTGCAGCTCGTCCCACGACCCCTCGTCGATGGAGCCGTACACCTCGTCGGTCGAGACGTGCACGAACTTCTGCAGCTTGGTGGCCAGCGCGGCCTGCAGCAGGGTCTGGGTGCCCAGCACGTTGGTCAGCACGAAGTCGGCGCCGCCGAGGATCGACCGGTCGACGTGCGACTCGGCCGCGAAGTGCACCACCGCGTCGACCTTGCCGACCAGCTCGGCGGTCAGCTCGGGATCGCAGATGTCGCCCTGGACGAACTCGTAGCGGTCGCTGTCCTCGACATCTGTCAGGTTGGCCAGGTTGCCCGCGTAGGTCAGCTTGTCCAGCACGATCACCTCGGCCCCGACCAGGTCGGGGTACTGATCTGCGAGGACGTTGCGGGTGAACGCCGAACCGATGAAGCCGGCGCCGCCGGTGACCAAGATGCGCATGGTCGGTCATTGTGCCGTATCCGGCGGGTGATCCCCCCATCCCGTGGAACAGCAGGGACGCAGAACCGGTCACATCCGTCGGGGATGGCACCGGACGACACCGGACGACGGGGGGTGACACGAACGGACTGCACCCCCGCGCCCTACCGCTACGCAACGGCGTCCCCGCCTACCCTCGATCCGGGGCAACCAGGTGACCGGACGACCGTCCTTGTTCGGACACCGCATGTCCCGGTGCCGCTCCCGCAGGGGCACCGGCGCACCCGCGCCGGACGCACCACCGCAGGACCTGTCAGCAGCACCTCTCGTGACGACAAGGATGGAAGGCCGCCCGATGACCCCACCGCCCGACGACCCGCGGCAGGGTCCGCGCCGGCCGGACCGACCCGGCGGCGACCCGCGGCGTGGTCAGGGGCAGGGTCCGGGTCAGGGTTCGGCCCAGGGCTCCGGTCCGCAGCAGCGGCCGGGCGGCGGCCGGAACAGTCAGCAGGGCCAGCACGGTCAGCAGGGCCGGCCGGGCCAGCATGGCGCACCGGGTCAGCAGGGCGCACCGGGCCAGCAGGGCCGGCCGCAGGATCCCCGCTTGCGCAACCAGCAGCCCCCGCAGGGTGGTGGCCGTTCGGGACCGCAGCCCGGACCTGTCGGGTCCGGTGGTCCGGCCGGCCCGGCCGGCCAGCAGCGCCGCAACCCGCTCGCCCCGGGCAACCTGCCGCGGGATCCCCGCACCCCGGCGGCCCGGCCCGGCAGCGCCTGGTCGGAGATCGACGCGCACCCGCACACCGCCGTGATGCCGGCGGGCATGATGCCCGATCCGGGCGAGCCGGCTCGACGACCCCAGCAGCCCGGAGGTCGGCAGGGGCCCCGCGGCCCGGTGCCGCCCGGCGGTCCCGGGCGGCGACCGGCCCCGGCCGGTGTCCCCGGCACCC from Nakamurella alba carries:
- the rfbB gene encoding dTDP-glucose 4,6-dehydratase, which translates into the protein MRILVTGGAGFIGSAFTRNVLADQYPDLVGAEVIVLDKLTYAGNLANLTDVEDSDRYEFVQGDICDPELTAELVGKVDAVVHFAAESHVDRSILGGADFVLTNVLGTQTLLQAALATKLQKFVHVSTDEVYGSIDEGSWDELQPLEPNSPYSAAKAGSDLIARAYAKTHGLPVAITRCSNNYGPYQFPEKVIPLFVTNLMDGLKVPLYGAGANVRDWLHVDDHCRGIALVLSKGRAGEIYNIGGGTELTNAELTEKLIEATGRDESYIERIHDPRGGGHDKRYSVDISKIANELGYQPLVPFDQGLADTIKWYADHRDWWEPLKARSAIDR